One genomic window of Globicephala melas chromosome 8, mGloMel1.2, whole genome shotgun sequence includes the following:
- the LOC115844814 gene encoding LOW QUALITY PROTEIN: olfactory receptor 6M1-like (The sequence of the model RefSeq protein was modified relative to this genomic sequence to represent the inferred CDS: inserted 1 base in 1 codon), which translates to MAVGNCLTVTEFTLTAFPALLELRISLFVALLLAYTLTAMENIIIISLIWTDNRLQTPMYFSLSNLSFLDILYTTVVTPKLLACLLGEKKNMSFAGCITQTYFSFFLGTVEFILLAVMSFDCYGAICNPLRYTIIMNSRACLLMILGCWLGAFLPVLVPTIVVTRLLYCSKEINHXFCDVAPLLQVACIDTHLTEKVNFLLSALVILSSLAFTTGSYVYIISTILHIPSAQGRQKAFSTCASHITIISIAYGSNIFVYVRLNQNHSLDFDKVATVLITVVTPLLNPFIYSLRNEKVKEVLREAMNRIMSLVLRKT; encoded by the exons ATGGCTGTGGGGAATTGCCTCACAGTGACTGAGTTCACCCTGACTGCCTTCCCAGCCCTCCTGGAGCTTCGAATATCCCTCTTTGTGGCTCTCTTGTTGGCTTACACACTAACAGCAATGGAAAACATTATCATCATCTCCCTAATATGGACTGATAATCGCCTACAAACCCCAATGTACTTTTCCCTCAGTAATTTGTCCTTTCTGGATATTTTGTACACCACTGTCGTTACCCCAAAGTTGCTAGCCTGCCTCctaggagagaagaaaaacatgtcCTTTGCTGGCTGCATTACCCAAACatatttctccttctttctgGGAACCGTGGAGTTTATCCTCTTGGCAGTGATGTCCTTTGACTGCTACGGGGCCATCTGTAACCCGCTGCGTTACACCATCATCATGAACAGCAGGGCTTGCCTCCTGATGATTCTGGGCTGTTGGTTGGGAGCCTTCCTACCCGTGTTGGTACCAACCATAGTAGTGACAAGGCTACTCTACTGTAGCAAAgaaattaatc ttttctgTGACGTTGCCCCTCTTCTACAGGTGGCCTGTATAGATACTCATCTCACTGAGAAGGTAAACTTTCTCCTATCTGCCCTTGTCATCCTGAGTTCCCTGGCATTCACTACTGGATCCTACGTCTACATCATTTCTACCATCCTGCACATCCCCTCAGCCCAAGGCCGTCAAAAAGCTTTTTCCACCTGTGCTTCCCACATCACCATCATTTCCATTGCTTATGGGAGCAACATCTTTGTGTATGTGAGACTCAATCAGAACCACTCCCTGGATTTTGACAAGGTAGCCACTGTCCTCATTACCGTAGTGACCCCTCTTCTGAACCCTTTTATTTATAGCTTGAGgaatgaaaaagtgaaagaagTGTTGAGAGAGGCAATGAACAGAATCATGTCCCTGGTACTAAGGAAAACCTGA